Part of the Henckelia pumila isolate YLH828 chromosome 2, ASM3356847v2, whole genome shotgun sequence genome is shown below.
ATTTAACAAGGACTTCTTGAAGCTTTGAAAGGTGAGGAGGCTTTGAGAGGGGATGACAAGGAGAAAACTCAGATCATGTTGAAAGCTCAGAGTGCAATCATACTTTTCTTGGGGGATAAACCACTTAGAGAAATCTCGAAGGAAACATCGGCGGCTGGGATTCGGACTAAGTTGGAAAACTTGTACATTAATAAATCCTTAGCCAATATACTTTATATGAAACAAAGACTGTATTCATTCGAGATCTCTGATGAAAAGGAAATCTCTGAACAGATTGACAAATTCATCAAGATCCTAGACGATCTTAAGAACAATGAAATCAAGTTGGAAGAGGAAGATAAAGCCTTGATCATATTGAACTCATTGCCTCACTCTTATGAAAACTTCCGTGATACTTTGCTCTATGGTAGGGATCAAACCATAACTTTAGATGAAGTACAGTATTCCATTAAGGCCAAAGAATTACAAAGGAAGCTTCAGACACACTCCCAGCCACAAGGTGAGAGCCTCATGACTAGAGGCAGACAGGAGAggagatttcaaaagggaaacaCGAACATGTCTAGGTCTAAAAGCAAGTCAAGACCACTCTTTAATCTAATATGCTTCATCTGCCACAAGGAGGGACATTTCAAAAAGAATTACCCCGAAAGAGAGAACAACTCACCAGAAATGAGTAAAGAAAATGTAGAGGCCTCACTAGTGTTGGAGGGATATGGCTCAACAGAAGCATTGACCATTACAAATCAAAGTTCAGTAAATGAATGGATACTTGACTCAGGGTGTTCATTCCATATGTCTCCAAACAGATCCTGGTTTGAACACCTTCAATAAACTGATCAATGACTGGTTATCTTTGGTAATGACAAGTCATGCAAAGTCAAGGGAATTGGCTCAATAAGACTGAGGATTCATGATGTTATTGACAGAGTTTTACACCAATTGAGATATTTCCTTGAATTGAAGAGGAACTTAATCTCTTTCGAACCTCAGGACACAAATGGTTATACATTCAAGTCAGAAAATAGAAACTTGAGGGTGTCCAAGGGATCTCTGATAATAATGAAAGATGTAAAGAGAAATTCATTATACATTCTCCTTGGGAGCAACATCGTGGGAGATAACTCAGTTGCATTAAACTCAGCAGAAATCACCAAGCTATGACACTTAAGGCTTGGTCATGTTAGTGAAAAGGGGTTGGTTGAGCTGTCAAAGAAAAATTTACTCTGATGCGATAACATTCAGAACCTGGGCACTTGTAAGTACTGCATACTGGGAAAATCTTGAAGGGTACACTTCAAAGGTGGAAACTACAAAACAACAAGATCTTTTGAGTATGTTCACTCAGATCTGTGGGGACCTTCGAAGACCACAACTCATGGAGATGGCAGATACTTCATGTCTATATTGGATAACTACTCTAGAAGGCTTTGGGTCTTTGTGCTCAAAAGCAAAGATGAAGCTTATGAGAGGTTCAAAGAATGGTTAACATTGATGGAGAATAAGCAGACAAAAAGCTAAAGTACTTAAGAACTGACAATGGACTTGAGTACTTCTCTGACAAATTCAACAACCTATGCAAGCTTAAGGGCATTGCAAGGCATAGGACTACTCTAGGAACCCCACAACATAATGGTGTGGCTGAACGCATGAACAAGATCTTACTAGAAAGAGTTAGATGCATGTTGCTAAATGCAAACTTACAAAAGACATTCTGGGGAGAAGCAATTGTCACAACCTGTTACCTGTTAAACAGTTGTCCTAATAGTGCATTGAAGTTTAAAACTCCAATGGAAATGTGGAGTGGCTCTCCAGCAGACTATTCAGGTCTAAAGGTTTTTGGATGTCTAGTTTATGCTCACTTCAAGGAAGACAAATTGAAATCAAGGGCATTGAGATGTGCATTTGTCAGTTACCCAGAAGGGGTCTAAGGCTACAAAGTGTGGAATCTAGAATCATAGGGGCCTAGATATTTTCACAGTAAAGATATAGTGTTTGATGAAGAAAAGACGGGCTTCAGTCAGTCCATAACAACCTCTGATGTTGTTATACCAAAACAACTAGATCTTAAAATTGAGGTGGAGCATGAATCATATGTTGAAACACAAAAGTAGGTTGAGGACATCAACCTAGATAAATACTCACATGACAGTGTGGAAGAACCTTACCAAGAAATAAGGGAAGACACCTATATGTTAGCCAGGGACAGAGTAAGAAGACATATACTTCCACCCAAGAAATTTGGGCATGCTGATCTAGTGTCTTATGCACTCAATGTGGCAGAACATGTGGATATAAGTGAACCACTATCATACCAAGAAGCTGTGTAATCCAAACAAAGCAGTAATTGGAAACATGCTATGAAAGAGGAAGTCAGTGCCTTAGAGAAGAACAAAACTTGAGAATTGGTTAATAAGTCGAGGAATCACGTGGTGATAAAGTGTAAATGGATCTTCAAATTGAAGGAAGCAAATCAAGATCATAGAAAGATGAGGTATGATGCCCGATTGGTAGCAAAGGGTTTTACACAAGTTTAAGGGATATACTACCATGAGATATATTCACCTGTGGTAAAAAATACCTCAATAAGACTGATGTAGGCACTTGTGGCTCATCTGAATTTGGAACTCGAACATCTAGATGTTACCACTGCTTTCCTTCATGGTGATCTAGAGTAGACTATCTACGTGGATCAACCTGAGGGCTTTATTGAACTAAGGGCAGTAATAAGGTGTGTCTACTCAAAAAATCACTTTATTGCTTAAAACAAAGCCCAAGGTATAAAAGCTTCGATGACTTCATGATAGctattgtaaggcccaaaattatttaattttaatccgagaatatttaatttgagaatttttggagtttagatttaaactctaatattcttaaattatttaagattgaaatcGAATTAAAAGATTATTCAAGGATTGAATTAATGAGATTAAATTTGctcagggactgaattgcaattccTGGAGATtttaggggccaaagtgcaatttacTAATTGTGAGTGGGACACATGGtatgaaaatatatatgtaagCGTGTAGATACATATATAGTTCATtagtcatcatcttcttcacgaTACTTGGCAGAAACTTGGAGAAAAACTTATACACGCCATTTTCAAGTTCTTATAAGCTCCGATTTTTGACATCCGACCGCACTgagagctacgttttgacgtaagtttgttTAAATTCTATCAAACTTTAATTTTGGGATGTTGTTAGATtcgaagtttgattgtaaaaaCATGTTTTTGAGCTGGTAAcaatagcatatctaagacggatccgGAAAAGATcttcgtttgaacatgtttttcaatttttgaagattttcgaaaaatatgaatttttggggCTAGGATTTCGAGATTTGTGTGTTGTTATGAGGATGATATTGAGTTAATATGATTGTATAGATAAGGCTAAGTTGTTGGTTTTGCCGGTTTTactatcgttacgccgccgatttGAAAATAGCTAGCCTTGTGACATTTTGATTGAGCTGGGCATTGTTTAAGTTGAGTTTGATGTTATGGCTCGTGATTCTTCATTTTCATATTGTTGAGAAAGCTATTTTAACTCGAGAATCCAGCTTCGAACCGGAAAATAGTTGATCAAGGTTGGTGAGTTTTACCTTTGAGGATTGGCTTGTGTTGTGCAGAATTGTGATAGAGCTTGTATCTTTTGTAGCTTGTGGATTTATCTAGCTTTTTTTCGTAtaaggtatgattcgacgatGATTGAAGTGGGGAAAACGTCGAGACGAGTTTGCCTTCTCGATCCCTTAAAATCACACAATGTTTTTCTATCTTATGTGTTTATATGTTTTGATATGTACTGCTTGAGTTTTATAGCATGCTTGTTAGGTCTTCTATGAGGTGATCGGGTATTATCTCATCTCATTGTGTACTTTGAGTCTAACCTTTCTTTTTGATTTGTCCTGATATCGTTGATGAGTCTTAAGCATCGATATCTAGTATCAGTGATGCGATTTTAGCATTGATACTTAGATTTCGGGTTTATGGCATCAGTGATGAGTTCTAGCATCGATGATGAGTGATGCATTCTAGCATCTAAACCGATGTCGCCTTTGATCCTTATTCCTTTCTAGCCCTTATGTTTCTTGCATTTTTTAATATGTTGATTATGTTTAGAATGCTTTGTAGGGCTATATGTgaatattttatatgtttttatggTGTTTATATTTGAAATGCTTGGATGTTGCCATATATGATTATTTATATGTTTCGTTGTTTCATACTAAGTTTTATACTTACCGGGTtgtccggctgttgctttgtttttatgtgtgcattgcaacaggtacTACAGGGCCAAGTCATATGAGGCCATGAGAGTTGGGAAAATTTTAGAAGTGGAGCTCGGGTTTATAAGTCATGTAATTAGAACTTTTGATGGAATATGTTGAAGTTTGTTAGATCGATCATTGTCTTGGTCGAGTACCTTGCATGTTGCTTATATTTCTTGTATTGAAACTTCCGTATGTTGATAAAAGTTGAATGATATGTTGCATGACTTGTTTAGAAggttttaagatatttttgctAGTTTTGAACTGCTAGAGGGTGCGCCCGAGCGGCCAAATTTGACGGCCCGAGCGCACCATGTTATGAGTTTCTGTTTTGCCCAGCGGAAGggagcgcccgagctgcaaatAGTTGCGGCTCGAGCTCACCccacttttgaaaaaaaaattgttatttcTTTTGCTTATTCTTTATTAATGATTGTGGGTTATAAGCTTAAGTAGGTGAGCACCCGAGGCCCCACATTGTTTATGTAATGACCACACTCTTTGCATCTGCCATCATCTAGGCTCAGCTCTGGGTGGGTCTCAACTCATGTTCTTCTCCTCACCTGGaaaggggagtttttgccctccccaaaATTCGAACTTGGACCACCAGACATATATCCAAGTTCAACTCAATCCTGATACCACTTGAGCTACTAGCTCAAGTGGTACCAGGATTGATCAAGTTTTCCCGTGGATGTAGACCTAGTTCAAGGGTCGAACCACGTAATCACATTGTGTTCTTGCTTGAAAGAGTTGTGTGCTTACATATTGATTGTTGGTTCTTGCTGCTCAATTCTATCTTGCATTTGTCCGGGATCGATGGATAGTTGGATAGTTGTGTTTGTTTCTGTTCTTACCTAACAATTCCTGGGACAAAGATTGTCGTTGCTACAAATGTAGtaagattaattttttaattttaataattcatTGATTGAAAAAAGCAGAGTTTTCTAAGATACTCTTGAAAGGAGATTGATTATATAAGTATGAGGACGAACTGCTTCTACAAAATTTAAATACTTATGAAGCCAATAGGTGTTTCATGGCTAAAATAGAcacaattgaaaccaaagaaaatgATAGGGAAGTTATCGTGTAAGtactgttgtcttgttttacaCAAATTGCTTAAAAGTTCAAGATATCATGTTCACTTCGTGGCTAGTAAATCTGATGGTATTCTATTAAAAAAGGCTCAAAGTCAAAAAAAGCTACTGACTTTGATTCAATAACTTCTCATATTAATTCTCTTTCGACATATGTGCATTCATATAGGAAATTGTTGAAAATTTAGACTTGTGAACTAAAATTTAGGGGGGGGGGGAAACTCAAAAATTTGAAGACAAGGAAGACACCTGCACAAAAAAGATGCATAGGGAATACCTAGGCAGTAGGATGACTGACACAAGGGAATCCGAAATGGGCTCCCGCTGGTGCACCCAATAATGGGTGCCCCTGCGCTCCAACTTTTGTGCAAGATTTTCCCCGACACAGCACGGAGCGCGAGGACGTCCTTTGTACTGTTTCACGAAAAGTTaagaaggggggggggggggaactCGAAAATTTGAAGACAAGGAAGACACCTGCACAAAAAAGATGCATAGGGAATACCTAGGCAGTAGGGTGACTGACACAAGGGCATCCAAAATGGGCTCCCGCTGGTGCACCCAATAATGGGTGCCCCTGCGCTCCAACTTCTGTGCAAGATTTTCCCCGACACAGCAAGGAGCGCGAGGACGTCCTTTGTACTGTTTCACGAAAAGTTAagaagaggggggggggggggggtgaacaCAAAAATTTGAAGACAAGGAAGACACCTGCACAAAAAGATGCATAGGGAATACCTAGGCAGTAGGGTGACTGACACAAGGGCATCCGAAATGGGCTCCCGCTGGTGCACCCAATAATAGGTGCCCCTGCGCTCCAACTTCTGTGCAAGATTTTCCCCGACACAGCAAGGAGCGCGAGGACGTCCTTTGTACTGTTTCACGAAAAGTTAAGAACTTTTTTGGAGTTTTCTATTACCATTTCATCTTAATTATGTCTTTGATGTTAGATTCAAACTTTTTGAAGCAAGAAATGCACCACTTGATTGAGGCATGCCTCTTTCTTCCTTCAACCAAAAAAACAATGTTAATTTATATCATTTTCTGATTATTGAACTTGTGGTTTATTATGTTATTATCACAAGTTAAATTTGTATCTTGCCATCTTCATAACACAACACGAACAGGTAACAATCGCatgcataaattaattaataaaaataaaactgtcACGTCTATTATCTCCTATGTAAAAAAGGCCCTTTGGTATCAAAAGCCAGGCcaaaaaagcatttttttaaaaaaaaaataaagtgttTTTTCAGTTAATATGGTGTTTGGATGACCAAATAAGTgcttaaaaaagcacttttataagtaaaaaaaaaaaaagagctttttcaaaagccaaaaatgatagcttaaaaaagcacttattttaaaaaatctctacaaaatccaaacgaGCTCGAAAAGAACACTGATAAAACCTTTGGTGATCAAAGAGCATTACCAATAAGAGATAAAACcatcattcccgagccttacTTTCCGACAGCACACTATTGAAAACGATGAAACAACTAATCTAAACATTTTCTTTTATGAACAAAACTTGGCAAGCAGATACAGATGGCAAAGCCCAGATAAAGTTCTGGCTAGCGTCGCGACACCATAGACGTGCTCGAGTAGGGGAGAATATTACTACTTTCCTGTACAGTTCTTGGCCGAGTCTGCGAAAGTGGAAAAATGTTGTTTGTACATTTCTACTCGTTCTTTTTCATCCCCCAAAACAACTTTTCATCGCCGGAAATGGTCCTCGATAGTTGTCTGGAACAAATCTGTTCTACTTGAGCTGCATTCTTCTTCCGTGCAGCTCTTACCCATGCTGGCTCCTTTTAAATGAGAAACTCAAGCTAAGTTCTTTTTGAACAGTTACTTCAGGTTTAATAAACGAGCCTTAAGTTTTATACCTCAGGAACAATGCGCGAAAATCCAAATTTAACAAACAAAAGCACGTGTTCCATAACGAGAATAGCTGCTAAGCCGGGAGACAAACTCCATTTTCCTTCTTGATCGTATAGGCATACTAGGAGTATGCTATTGGAACAAATTGATGCCACTATTAGAAACTGAAACAAGAAAGAATAAAGCTTCAAGGATGAAATAGTACGAAGTATAAGTTATTCAATGTAAAAAACTTGGTTTAAGAAATATAAGCATTGCCTTAAAAAAccccaaaaatttaaattccaGGTTCGCATGGCCCtgcttaaataatatatgatatatgacCTGAAATATATTTAGCCAAGCTCCAATTGTTGCATCAGAACGAGGTATAGGCCTTCTCATCATGGTCAGCAATTTCAGGGCATCGGTTCGAATCTCTGCGATGTTATTCTGCCTCGATCATCAATGAAATAAAAAGGCATTAATATGTAACACAGATATCAGGCATAATTTGATTCACAGAATCAATTCATTACTACCACTGCAGAAAAGGCGAATGCGAGGGGGAATGCACACGCAAACATTGTGGTCATCCCAAACTGCAACACCAACTCCAAAAAATCTGCCACCACATCATTTTTAACCTTAAAAACCATAAATATTGAAACAAAAATCTTGAATTGactaaatttatttttacataataAAAGAAAGTAGATGCCATGGACTAAAAATTCACATGAAACCACCAACTCCAAAAGGTttgttttcttttcctttttcttttcgtATCTATctatttgttttcttttcttttcttttctttttttcgtATCTATCTACTTATTTACTTGTTATCAACAGTTGAATCTTCGCATTACTAGAAAAAGCTCCTGTTACACATTTAGCAGATTGCGGAGATCAAATCAATCAGCTGCTTCTATGCAAACTTACCGAGTGTAAACTGTTGGATAGCGCGGGATCAATATGGCACATACCCACATAACCAATTGACAGTCATGCACCGAGAAAAAACCTGATCTGGAATGCAAATTTCTCTTTATAACTATCTTATTGTTACAACATAAGAATGCATTACCATCAAAGAGTCCATCTTCAAGCTCCTGGCCGATACTCGCAGCATAAGCAGGTTTAAGGTAATCCTTTTCTACCCTCGGAATTGTTCGGATGTTCTCTGTTGATGTTCCATTTTCACACCTTCTCTTGGTCCTTCAAACATATATCATTTCATCTTTTTTTAAGACAAAGACCCAATAAATGGAAGTTGTATAGAAGTCACAAAGTAATACGTGCCATTTATAAAAATCTATATATACCTGACCGTGCGGAACTTTTTGAATGTGTAAGACAGAAAGGGGAAAAAATTTTCCAATAGATTTTCAATAACCTGAGAAATATTCCAGGTACAGACATACATAAGAAATAGGAGGCAATAGGCGGAAAGTAAAACGATAGGAGGCCATTATAGTCTTTCCTACCTCATACAATATAAGGCGTTGGATTAAAACTTGCCGGAGGGTCATGATGTTGCGATGCAGTAGAGCATGATAAAATATTCCAATGTACGACTGCATAAAATAAAGACCAAACACCTGGCggaaaaaagaaaggaaaaaatcTGGTTTCATGGCGGTAAAGTCTGAAAAAAATTTGAAGCATTATACAGCTCTCTTTTATCTACCTTATAGACTAAGCTGTTAGCTCGGTACTCCACATTTTCATTATTCTCATGTTTAACAAGCTTCACGGAAATCTTGCCTCCCAATCTTGTGAAGTACTGAATAGCAAAGAGGTAACCTGCTGTCAAACAAAACCTGAAAAATGACGAAACACAAGGAATTAATTATCCATTCCACATAAAATCTGCGAAACAAGATTTTGAAAATCCCAGTTCATAAGCTTAACATAATCCGATCTAAAATTAGAAGGAAAAAGCATGCACAAAGACAGCAGTTAATAGGATTGCAGGACACTTCGACAGCTCAagagatattgagcagttattttgTCCAAGGACtgcttaatttaatttttgtgaAGTCATTAATACATATAAACTCTCCACTTGAATGAACTTAATACAAAAAATGGAATGACAACCCAATTTGATGCCTAATAGGGCATGAACATGTACAATTATTGATATAGGCTAATATAGGTAGTATTCGTTTAAGGTATTTGCTCAGAGTTGCAAAAGTCCAAGTGTTACCAGTGATGTAGGTATTAGTTGTATTGAACCATAATTTTATTAACATACGAAACTCATGCATAAATATCTCATTCACGTAACAGATCGATTGAAGACTGGAATGATCTTAAAAATAGCAAGCCTTAAATATTACTTAATCAGACCCCAGGTTAAATTTAGAACTCTTTTCTTTATTTGTCTTTTTCCTGACATGAAAAAGGGGGAGGAAAGAGTAATGCCAAAATTTCATTCACAAAGGGGGAGAACCAGCATCTAGAACCAATTCTTACTTCAGAAAGTCTGAGCCTATGACCTCGTAAAGATGAGCATATGCCAATTCAAATGGTAGCTGGAGACATATGATACTCGTTATGATGAATGCATCATTTCTGAATCTCATAAGCCATCTAATCCACTCTTCTTTTTGGAAAAATGCTTTCTCCTTCATTTTAATTGTCTCTTGTTTCTTCATAATTTCCTTGGGGTTCTGTGGCGAGCTGGGTTCTAAATGCACAAATTTAAACTCAGATTCTGTGATGGTTGAATGATACATCTGCCACCTgaatcaacataaaaataaaaaaaaataatgaaaataataaagGCAAAAGAAAATATGTTGAAAAGAAACATTTAAAGTACTTGTCTGAAGGGAACAATAAAGGGATAACCAAACTATCAACATACCTGGCTAAAAGGGCCGAGCTTTTACGTTTCCAAAACTGGAAAAAAAGTATAGCCCATGCTATCACCCATATGAAGAATAAAGGTAGAACCCACAATTGCAAAGATCTGAGAGAGGTTTTTGAAGCCTATATGAGAATCAGTCAATACTAGAAACAGAAGCATTTGATCTTCATATTATGTGAATAAAGAGGAACAAATTTAAGTGGACCTACCCAAAATCAACAAAATGAACCGTAAGCCCCAAGGCAGCCGGAAATAGCATCCACTTTGTGTACATTCCAAGGAACGCAAAATAGGTAGCAATCTAAAAGGAACCATCACATTCTCAATCATTCAACAAGATGCCTCAATGTGATTACTGAGAggctaaaatcaaataaaactcTCAATCGCTAGGTTCAGCAAACACTATTTAGCATTAACCTTTTTTAAATAAGAAACGaaactcataaaaaaataaatatgaaacgATCAAGGATAAGGCATCCTTCTTACCAACCTTTTGAATAACAGAATGAGACCCATTTGCACATAAACCTCAACATAAACATGTTACAAGATCTCACGTTTACCTTCATTCCATAGTATGAACATATCTCATCAATTGGCTGTGTTGTGAGGTCAAACAAGTTCAATGCCCAACTTCTTAATAGCAGTTTCCGCTTTCTTTCATCTGGAGAAAGTATGAAATTGTTCATCATTTCCAGATTACAGAAAACTATAAAATTCAAATGAACAATGAGTACCGTGCAGTGGAAATATGTCTTTGATGACACctaatgattttaatttctgAATAAGAGATTCCCCTGGCTGCCAGTGAAGCTCTGTGCTATCCGATTTCATTCCTACAACCAACTTTCCAGTGTTCACCTGGAAAATATGACTCAGTCAACAATGTGTTACAGGATCGACATCCTGGATGCCATGAGCTATTATtgcttattttatatatataataaaaaaaatcaatcttaATAATAAGAAACCAAAAAAATGAACTATCAAAAAAGAAAACACCCTTGCAACCAATCTTGAGAGAAAACAAATTGAAAACTCGAAATGTGAAAGAATTTCAAATCTCGACATCAATAGATTATATGGGTATTGATTTAGGCTAATACAGGTTGTCACCCAAATAATAGAAAGTTAAATGGAGTTTCTTCGGAACTATGTCAAGATGTGCCCAAAGTGCAACCTCGTATTGGTATTCTCCCATAGTGGACATAGATATATGCTTGTATTAtgtatacatacacacacacacacacacacacatatatatatatatgatatatatatatatatataatttcgatCACTTGCACTCTAGGTAGTGCGTTTTAGCAGTCCCTCCTAAAACCCACTATCGTGTGTTGTATCC
Proteins encoded:
- the LOC140881604 gene encoding anoctamin-like protein At1g73020 isoform X2 — its product is MSEHEKEEGVVFEIAVAVPKWVEIQGGQNGDADCLSVLVDEFEKKGLIVERALAAPLEILGKAAVELKFRKRTHIGIDLPFEWDEVEAFVRQPDGSLFSWCERFHCYNHILDRIVNTGKLVVGMKSDSTELHWQPGESLIQKLKSLGVIKDIFPLHDERKRKLLLRSWALNLFDLTTQPIDEICSYYGMKIATYFAFLGMYTKWMLFPAALGLTVHFVDFGSLQLWVLPLFFIWVIAWAILFFQFWKRKSSALLARWQMYHSTITESEFKFVHLEPSSPQNPKEIMKKQETIKMKEKAFFQKEEWIRWLMRFRNDAFIITSIICLQLPFELAYAHLYEVIGSDFLKFCLTAGYLFAIQYFTRLGGKISVKLVKHENNENVEYRANSLVYKVFGLYFMQSYIGIFYHALLHRNIMTLRQVLIQRLILYEVIENLLENFFPFLSYTFKKFRTVRTKRRCENGTSTENIRTIPRVEKDYLKPAYAASIGQELEDGLFDDFLELVLQFGMTTMFACAFPLAFAFSAVNNIAEIRTDALKLLTMMRRPIPRSDATIGAWLNIFQFLIVASICSNSILLVCLYDQEGKWSLSPGLAAILVMEHVLLFVKFGFSRIVPEEPAWVRAARKKNAAQVEQICSRQLSRTISGDEKLFWGMKKNE
- the LOC140881604 gene encoding anoctamin-like protein At1g73020 isoform X1 — encoded protein: MSEHEKEEGVVFEIAVAVPKWVEIQGGQNGDADCLSVLVDEFEKKGLIVERAVGLQNEFIKLAAPLEILGKAAVELKFRKRTHIGIDLPFEWDEVEAFVRQPDGSLFSWCERFHCYNHILDRIVNTGKLVVGMKSDSTELHWQPGESLIQKLKSLGVIKDIFPLHDERKRKLLLRSWALNLFDLTTQPIDEICSYYGMKIATYFAFLGMYTKWMLFPAALGLTVHFVDFGSLQLWVLPLFFIWVIAWAILFFQFWKRKSSALLARWQMYHSTITESEFKFVHLEPSSPQNPKEIMKKQETIKMKEKAFFQKEEWIRWLMRFRNDAFIITSIICLQLPFELAYAHLYEVIGSDFLKFCLTAGYLFAIQYFTRLGGKISVKLVKHENNENVEYRANSLVYKVFGLYFMQSYIGIFYHALLHRNIMTLRQVLIQRLILYEVIENLLENFFPFLSYTFKKFRTVRTKRRCENGTSTENIRTIPRVEKDYLKPAYAASIGQELEDGLFDDFLELVLQFGMTTMFACAFPLAFAFSAVNNIAEIRTDALKLLTMMRRPIPRSDATIGAWLNIFQFLIVASICSNSILLVCLYDQEGKWSLSPGLAAILVMEHVLLFVKFGFSRIVPEEPAWVRAARKKNAAQVEQICSRQLSRTISGDEKLFWGMKKNE